From a single Mangifera indica cultivar Alphonso chromosome 19, CATAS_Mindica_2.1, whole genome shotgun sequence genomic region:
- the LOC123203540 gene encoding O-fucosyltransferase 7-like isoform X2 — protein sequence MQRRKRRVVVVVLRKLITCAICVIALLALLSVHVHVFPSSKVSDFSDPYKLPTVAQLDGASGSSDFGKLWKTPPNRGYVPCVDPSPNYTSPAPSRGFLLVHTNGGLNQMRAGICDMVAVARIINATLVVPELDKRSFWQDSSNFSDVFDEDHFISALANDVKVIRKLPKEFTTATRAVRHFRSWSGMDYYQDEIASMWDDYQVIRAAKSDSRLANNNLPPDIQKLRCRACYEALRFAPQIEAMGKLLVDRMRSYGRYISLHLRYEKDMLAFSGCTHGLSPFEADELRMIRESTAYWKVKDIDSEEQRSKGYCPLTPKEVGIFLAALGYPSNTPIYIASGELYGGDSRMADLQSRYPKLMNKEKLASVEELEPFVNHASQLAALDYIVSVESDVFIPSYSGNMARAVEGHRRFLGHRKIISPDRKALVRLFDKIEKGTMKEGKSLANRIIEIHKRRQGSPRKRKGPISGTKGMDRFRSEEAFYVNPLPDCLCQKELPNVSSSFFIK from the exons ATGCAGAGGCGGAAGAGAAGAGTTGTGGTGGTTGTTCTGAGGAAGTTGATAACGTGCGCCATCTGCGTAATAGCGTTGCTGGCGCTTCTGTCCGTACACGTCCACGTATTTCCTTCTTCGAAAGTTTCAGACTTCTCTGATCCTTACAAACTACCAACTGTTGCTCAG TTGGATGGTGCCAGTGGGAGTTCGGATTTTGGCAAGTTATGGAAGACTCCGCCGAACCGCGGTTATGTGCCTTGTGTAGACCCTAGTCCTAATTATACAT CTCCTGCACCGTCTCGTGGTTTTCTTCTGGTTCATACAAATGGTGGACTCAACCAGATGCGTGCTGGG ATTTGTGATATGGTAGCTGTAGCCCGCATCATAAATGCCACTCTTGTTGTTCCAGAGCTTGATAAGCGATCGTTTTGGCAAGATTCAAG CAACTTCTCTGATGTTTTTGATGAAGATCATTTTATTAGTGCTTTGGCTAATGATGTAAAAGTCATAAGAAAGCTTCCCAAGGAATTCACTACAGCTACCAGAGCGGTTAGGCATTTCAGAAGTTGGTCTGGTATGGAttattaccaagatgagatagCTAGCATGTGGGATGATTATCAG GTTATTCGAGCAGCCAAATCTGATTCTCGCCTTGCAAATAATAATCTACCTCCAGATATTCAGAAGCTCCGTTGCCGTGCTTGCTATGAAGCTCTCCGATTTGCTCCTCAAATTGAAGCAATGggaaaa TTGTTGGTGGATCGAATGAGATCTTATGGTCGTTATATTTCTCTACATCTTAGATATGAGAAGGACATGCTTGCCTTTAGTGGATGCACACATGGTTTATCTCCCTTTGAAGCTGATGAACTAAGGATGATAAG AGAAAGCACTGCCTACTGGAAAGTGAAGGACATTGATTCTGAGGAACAGAGATCCAAAGGCTATTGCCCCCTAACACCAAAGGAGGTTGGAATATTTCTTGCAGCTCTTGGGTACCCCTCTAACACCCCTATATATATTGCTTCTGGAGAGTTATACGGTGGTGATTCTCGTATGGCTGATCTGCAGTCCCGCTACcccaaattaatgaataag GAAAAATTGGCATCTGTTGAGGAGCTTGAACCATTTGTCAATCATGCTTCGCAATTGGCTGCACTTGACTACATTGTATCAGTTGAAAGTGATGTGTTTATTCCATCATACTCTGGAAACATGGCGAGGGCAGTTGAAGGTCATCGCCGTTTTTTGGGACATAGGAAAATTATTTCTCCTGACAG GAAAGCACTTGTTCGTCTGTTTGACAAAATTGAGAAGGGAACAATGAAAGAAGGCAAAAGTTTAGCAAATCGGATCATTGAAATTCACAAACGACG GCAAGGATCCCCACGTAAGAGAAAGGGTCCTATATCGGGCACAAAAGGCATGGATAGGTTTCGTTCAGAAGAAGCTTTTTATGTAAACCCTTTGCCAGATTGTTTATGTCAAAAGGAACTACCAAATGTTAGTTCCTCATTTTTTATCAAGTAG
- the LOC123203040 gene encoding cytochrome c oxidase subunit 6b-3-like isoform X2: MEYLLKEKEKEDVSLTIKLVEENSGESAAEESCETTENSVYQEEAAEESPEIKLETAPADYRFPTTNQTRHCFTRYIEYHRCVAAKGEGATECDKFAKYYRSLCPGEWIEKWNEQRENGTFPGPL, encoded by the exons atg GAATATTTGTTGaaggaaaaagagaaggaagatGTGAGTTTGACTATAAAACTTGTGGAGGAAAACAGTGGTGAATCTGCTGCTGAGGAAAGCTGTGAAACTACTGAAAACTCGGTCTATCAGGAGGAAGCTGCAGAAGAATCACCGGAGATAAAG CTGGAGACAGCACCTGCAGATTACCGTTTCCCAACTACAAATCAAACAAGGCATTGCTTTACCCGTTATATTGAGTATCACCG CTGTGTTGCTGCAAAGGGAGAAGGAGCCACAGAGTGTGATAAGTTCGCTAAATATTATCGTTCTCTTTGCCCTGGCGAATGG ATTGAAAAATGGAATGAGCAAAGGGAGAATGGCACCTTCCCTGGTCCTCTTTAG
- the LOC123202605 gene encoding serine--tRNA ligase, chloroplastic/mitochondrial isoform X2, which produces MKRKLEPSDRQKLIEEGKNLKEELMTLEEDLVRLTDELQQEAQCIPNMTHPDVPVGGEDRSTMRKMVGSPCEFNFSVKDHLQLGKELDILEFDAAAEVSGSKFYYLKNEAVMLEMALINWTLSEVMKRGFTPLTTPEIVRSSVVEKCGFQPRGANTQVYSIDGSDQCLIGTAEIPVGGIHMDSILPESLLPLKYVAFSHCFRTEAGAAGTATRGLYRVHQFSKVEMFILCQPEESNSCHEELIAIEEDLFSSLGLHYKTLDMATEDLGAPAYRKFDVEAWMPGLGRYGEISSASNCTDYQSRRLGIRYRPAQLSSTNSKKGKGPTQFVHTLNATACAVPRMIICLLENYQQEDGSVIIPQPLRSFMGGLERISPRSR; this is translated from the exons ATGAAACGAAAACTTGAACCGTCTGATCGTCAAAAACTCATAGAAGAAG GAAAGAATTTGAAGGAAGAACTCATGACTTTGGAAGAAGACCTGGTTAGACTTACTGATGAGCTTCAGCAAGAAGCACAATGTATACCGAATATGACTCATCCAGATGTTCCTGTAGGAGGAGAGGATCGTTCAACAATGAGAAAAATG GTTGGTAGCCCATGCGAATTTAACTTCTCTGTCAAAGATCACCTGCAGCTTGGGAAAGAACTGGATATCCTCGAGTTTGATGCAGCTGCAGAG GTCAGTGGCTCAAAATTCTATTACCTGAAGAATGAAGCTGTTATGCTTGAGATGGCCCTCATCAATTGGACGCTTTCAGAAGTGATGAAAAGGGGATTTACACCTTTAACGACTCCTGAAATTGTAAGATCCTCTGTTGTTGAAAAATGTGGTTTCCAACCTCGTGGGGCAAATACACAG GTCTATTCTATTGATGGTAGTGACCAATGCCTCATCGGCACAGCAGAGATTCCTGTTGGGGGAATTCATATGGATTCTATTCTTCCTGAGTCATTGTTGCCTTTGAAGTATGTGGCCTTTTCTCATTGCTTCCGCACTGAGGCAGGTGCTGCAGGCACAGCAACAAG GGGTCTTTATCGGGTTCACCAGTTCAGCAAAGTGGAGATGTTTATCTTATGCCAACCAGAGGAGAGCAATTCATGTCATGAAGAGCTCATTGCAATAGAAGAAGATCTCTTCTCATCACTAGGATTACACTACAA AACTTTGGATATGGCCACCGAAGATTTGGGTGCTCCAGCATATCGTAAATTTGATGTTGAGGCATGGATGCCAGGTTTAGGACGTTACGGTGAG ATATCTAGTGCATCAAACTGTACAGACTACCAAAGCCGCAGACTGGGGATTCGTTACCGCCCTGCACAACTATCATCTACAAATTCTAAGAAGGGTAAAGGCCCAACACAGTTTGTTCACACATTAAATGCAACAGCTTGTGCAGTTCCGCGGATGATTATCTGTTTGCTGGAGAATTACCAGCAGGAAGATGGCTCTGTTATTATCCCCCAGCCACTAAGGAGCTTCATGGGTGGACTTGAGCGAATATCTCCTAGATCCCGCTAG
- the LOC123202605 gene encoding serine--tRNA ligase, chloroplastic/mitochondrial isoform X1, translated as MATAMHTMKLVAIPASLSSSSFIFRPISKTLRLGLIFRHNYSQKLPFPFLARALSSPALQIAEITDSKVVKPQWKAAIDFKWIRENKEAVSANILNRNSNANLELVLQLYENMLNVQKEVERLREERNVVANKMKRKLEPSDRQKLIEEGKNLKEELMTLEEDLVRLTDELQQEAQCIPNMTHPDVPVGGEDRSTMRKMVGSPCEFNFSVKDHLQLGKELDILEFDAAAEVSGSKFYYLKNEAVMLEMALINWTLSEVMKRGFTPLTTPEIVRSSVVEKCGFQPRGANTQVYSIDGSDQCLIGTAEIPVGGIHMDSILPESLLPLKYVAFSHCFRTEAGAAGTATRGLYRVHQFSKVEMFILCQPEESNSCHEELIAIEEDLFSSLGLHYKTLDMATEDLGAPAYRKFDVEAWMPGLGRYGEISSASNCTDYQSRRLGIRYRPAQLSSTNSKKGKGPTQFVHTLNATACAVPRMIICLLENYQQEDGSVIIPQPLRSFMGGLERISPRSR; from the exons ATGGCAACTGCAATGCATACAATGAAGCTTGTAGCAATTCCTGCATCCCTTTCTTCTTCAAGCTTCATTTTTAGGCCAATTTCCAAAACCCTACGCTTAGGTTTAATTTTCCGCCATAATTATTCTCAAAAGCTTCCCTTTCCGTTTCTCGCTAGAGCACTTTCCTCCCCTGCCTTACAAATCGCCGAAATCACGGATAGCAAAG TCGTGAAGCCTCAATGGAAGGCTGCGATTGATTTCAAGTGGATAAGAGAGAATAAAGAAGCTGTTTCTGCCAATATATTAAACAGGAATTCCAATGCTAATTTGGAACTTGTACTTCAGCTATATGAGAACATGTTGAATGTCCAGAAG GAAGTTGAACGGCTTCGTGAGGAAAGGAATGTGGTTGCAAACAAAATGAAACGAAAACTTGAACCGTCTGATCGTCAAAAACTCATAGAAGAAG GAAAGAATTTGAAGGAAGAACTCATGACTTTGGAAGAAGACCTGGTTAGACTTACTGATGAGCTTCAGCAAGAAGCACAATGTATACCGAATATGACTCATCCAGATGTTCCTGTAGGAGGAGAGGATCGTTCAACAATGAGAAAAATG GTTGGTAGCCCATGCGAATTTAACTTCTCTGTCAAAGATCACCTGCAGCTTGGGAAAGAACTGGATATCCTCGAGTTTGATGCAGCTGCAGAG GTCAGTGGCTCAAAATTCTATTACCTGAAGAATGAAGCTGTTATGCTTGAGATGGCCCTCATCAATTGGACGCTTTCAGAAGTGATGAAAAGGGGATTTACACCTTTAACGACTCCTGAAATTGTAAGATCCTCTGTTGTTGAAAAATGTGGTTTCCAACCTCGTGGGGCAAATACACAG GTCTATTCTATTGATGGTAGTGACCAATGCCTCATCGGCACAGCAGAGATTCCTGTTGGGGGAATTCATATGGATTCTATTCTTCCTGAGTCATTGTTGCCTTTGAAGTATGTGGCCTTTTCTCATTGCTTCCGCACTGAGGCAGGTGCTGCAGGCACAGCAACAAG GGGTCTTTATCGGGTTCACCAGTTCAGCAAAGTGGAGATGTTTATCTTATGCCAACCAGAGGAGAGCAATTCATGTCATGAAGAGCTCATTGCAATAGAAGAAGATCTCTTCTCATCACTAGGATTACACTACAA AACTTTGGATATGGCCACCGAAGATTTGGGTGCTCCAGCATATCGTAAATTTGATGTTGAGGCATGGATGCCAGGTTTAGGACGTTACGGTGAG ATATCTAGTGCATCAAACTGTACAGACTACCAAAGCCGCAGACTGGGGATTCGTTACCGCCCTGCACAACTATCATCTACAAATTCTAAGAAGGGTAAAGGCCCAACACAGTTTGTTCACACATTAAATGCAACAGCTTGTGCAGTTCCGCGGATGATTATCTGTTTGCTGGAGAATTACCAGCAGGAAGATGGCTCTGTTATTATCCCCCAGCCACTAAGGAGCTTCATGGGTGGACTTGAGCGAATATCTCCTAGATCCCGCTAG
- the LOC123203540 gene encoding O-fucosyltransferase 7-like isoform X1 — protein MQRRKRRVVVVVLRKLITCAICVIALLALLSVHVHVFPSSKVSDFSDPYKLPTVAQRTEQSWTQELAPPHLSKVPLPSCKLDGASGSSDFGKLWKTPPNRGYVPCVDPSPNYTSPAPSRGFLLVHTNGGLNQMRAGICDMVAVARIINATLVVPELDKRSFWQDSSNFSDVFDEDHFISALANDVKVIRKLPKEFTTATRAVRHFRSWSGMDYYQDEIASMWDDYQVIRAAKSDSRLANNNLPPDIQKLRCRACYEALRFAPQIEAMGKLLVDRMRSYGRYISLHLRYEKDMLAFSGCTHGLSPFEADELRMIRESTAYWKVKDIDSEEQRSKGYCPLTPKEVGIFLAALGYPSNTPIYIASGELYGGDSRMADLQSRYPKLMNKEKLASVEELEPFVNHASQLAALDYIVSVESDVFIPSYSGNMARAVEGHRRFLGHRKIISPDRKALVRLFDKIEKGTMKEGKSLANRIIEIHKRRQGSPRKRKGPISGTKGMDRFRSEEAFYVNPLPDCLCQKELPNVSSSFFIK, from the exons ATGCAGAGGCGGAAGAGAAGAGTTGTGGTGGTTGTTCTGAGGAAGTTGATAACGTGCGCCATCTGCGTAATAGCGTTGCTGGCGCTTCTGTCCGTACACGTCCACGTATTTCCTTCTTCGAAAGTTTCAGACTTCTCTGATCCTTACAAACTACCAACTGTTGCTCAG CGTACAGAGCAAAGCTGGACTCAAGAGCTAGCTCCACCTCATTTGTCCAAAGTTCCGTTACCTTCCTGCAAG TTGGATGGTGCCAGTGGGAGTTCGGATTTTGGCAAGTTATGGAAGACTCCGCCGAACCGCGGTTATGTGCCTTGTGTAGACCCTAGTCCTAATTATACAT CTCCTGCACCGTCTCGTGGTTTTCTTCTGGTTCATACAAATGGTGGACTCAACCAGATGCGTGCTGGG ATTTGTGATATGGTAGCTGTAGCCCGCATCATAAATGCCACTCTTGTTGTTCCAGAGCTTGATAAGCGATCGTTTTGGCAAGATTCAAG CAACTTCTCTGATGTTTTTGATGAAGATCATTTTATTAGTGCTTTGGCTAATGATGTAAAAGTCATAAGAAAGCTTCCCAAGGAATTCACTACAGCTACCAGAGCGGTTAGGCATTTCAGAAGTTGGTCTGGTATGGAttattaccaagatgagatagCTAGCATGTGGGATGATTATCAG GTTATTCGAGCAGCCAAATCTGATTCTCGCCTTGCAAATAATAATCTACCTCCAGATATTCAGAAGCTCCGTTGCCGTGCTTGCTATGAAGCTCTCCGATTTGCTCCTCAAATTGAAGCAATGggaaaa TTGTTGGTGGATCGAATGAGATCTTATGGTCGTTATATTTCTCTACATCTTAGATATGAGAAGGACATGCTTGCCTTTAGTGGATGCACACATGGTTTATCTCCCTTTGAAGCTGATGAACTAAGGATGATAAG AGAAAGCACTGCCTACTGGAAAGTGAAGGACATTGATTCTGAGGAACAGAGATCCAAAGGCTATTGCCCCCTAACACCAAAGGAGGTTGGAATATTTCTTGCAGCTCTTGGGTACCCCTCTAACACCCCTATATATATTGCTTCTGGAGAGTTATACGGTGGTGATTCTCGTATGGCTGATCTGCAGTCCCGCTACcccaaattaatgaataag GAAAAATTGGCATCTGTTGAGGAGCTTGAACCATTTGTCAATCATGCTTCGCAATTGGCTGCACTTGACTACATTGTATCAGTTGAAAGTGATGTGTTTATTCCATCATACTCTGGAAACATGGCGAGGGCAGTTGAAGGTCATCGCCGTTTTTTGGGACATAGGAAAATTATTTCTCCTGACAG GAAAGCACTTGTTCGTCTGTTTGACAAAATTGAGAAGGGAACAATGAAAGAAGGCAAAAGTTTAGCAAATCGGATCATTGAAATTCACAAACGACG GCAAGGATCCCCACGTAAGAGAAAGGGTCCTATATCGGGCACAAAAGGCATGGATAGGTTTCGTTCAGAAGAAGCTTTTTATGTAAACCCTTTGCCAGATTGTTTATGTCAAAAGGAACTACCAAATGTTAGTTCCTCATTTTTTATCAAGTAG
- the LOC123203040 gene encoding cytochrome c oxidase subunit 6b-3-like isoform X1 gives MAEARNDKTRSLAEEYLLKEKEKEDVSLTIKLVEENSGESAAEESCETTENSVYQEEAAEESPEIKLETAPADYRFPTTNQTRHCFTRYIEYHRCVAAKGEGATECDKFAKYYRSLCPGEWIEKWNEQRENGTFPGPL, from the exons ATGGCAGAGGCCCGAAACGACAAAACTCGGTCCCTAGCCGAG GAATATTTGTTGaaggaaaaagagaaggaagatGTGAGTTTGACTATAAAACTTGTGGAGGAAAACAGTGGTGAATCTGCTGCTGAGGAAAGCTGTGAAACTACTGAAAACTCGGTCTATCAGGAGGAAGCTGCAGAAGAATCACCGGAGATAAAG CTGGAGACAGCACCTGCAGATTACCGTTTCCCAACTACAAATCAAACAAGGCATTGCTTTACCCGTTATATTGAGTATCACCG CTGTGTTGCTGCAAAGGGAGAAGGAGCCACAGAGTGTGATAAGTTCGCTAAATATTATCGTTCTCTTTGCCCTGGCGAATGG ATTGAAAAATGGAATGAGCAAAGGGAGAATGGCACCTTCCCTGGTCCTCTTTAG